In one Bacillus thuringiensis genomic region, the following are encoded:
- the ypeB gene encoding germination protein YpeB, with amino-acid sequence MLRGIIIVLLTVGVVGTGYWGYKEHQEKNAVLIRAENSYQRAFHDLAYEVDLLHDKIGTTLAMNSRSSLSPALADVWRLTSEARSDVGQLPLTLMPFNKTEEFLANIGDFSYRAAIRDLEKEPLNEQEYKTLQTLYSNAGNIQDELRKVQHLVLKNNLRWMDVEMALASNRDPADNTIIDGLKTVEKNVTSYSSTNFGPTFTSAQKNKKGGFEAEGKAISKDEAAKIAKSFLNLKGNEKVDVEKSGKGAKESFYSVKIKDEATNNEFYMDITGKGGYPIWVMNNREIKEQKVSLNDAGSKGLKFLKDHKFNNMELYDSSQYDNVGVFTYVVNENGVRIYPEAIQMKIALDDGSIVGFSAKEYLASHQKRTVPSAKLTAAEARKKINPDVKVMEERKALVVNDLHNEVLCYEFIGTLGKDTYQIFINANSGAEEKVKKMQAVEKIYD; translated from the coding sequence ATGTTAAGAGGTATTATCATTGTATTATTAACAGTCGGTGTAGTAGGAACAGGATACTGGGGCTATAAAGAGCACCAAGAGAAAAATGCGGTTTTAATTCGAGCGGAAAATAGTTATCAACGTGCATTCCATGATTTAGCATACGAAGTCGATTTATTGCACGATAAAATTGGTACAACACTTGCGATGAATTCACGATCATCTTTATCACCTGCACTAGCGGATGTATGGCGTTTAACATCTGAAGCTCGCTCGGATGTAGGGCAACTTCCTTTAACATTAATGCCATTTAATAAAACGGAAGAATTTTTAGCGAATATCGGTGATTTTAGTTACCGTGCAGCCATTCGTGATTTAGAAAAAGAACCGTTAAATGAGCAAGAATATAAAACGTTGCAAACTTTATATTCAAATGCAGGAAATATACAAGATGAACTAAGAAAAGTACAACATCTTGTTTTGAAAAATAATTTACGCTGGATGGATGTAGAAATGGCACTTGCATCAAATCGCGATCCAGCAGATAACACAATTATTGATGGATTGAAAACTGTAGAGAAAAACGTAACATCATATTCTTCTACAAACTTCGGACCGACCTTTACAAGTGCGCAAAAAAATAAAAAAGGTGGATTTGAAGCGGAAGGAAAGGCAATTTCTAAAGATGAAGCGGCGAAAATTGCCAAATCGTTTTTGAATTTAAAAGGAAATGAAAAAGTAGATGTTGAGAAAAGCGGAAAAGGTGCGAAAGAATCCTTCTATAGTGTGAAAATTAAAGATGAAGCAACGAACAATGAGTTCTATATGGATATTACCGGAAAAGGCGGATATCCAATTTGGGTTATGAATAACCGCGAAATTAAAGAACAGAAAGTTAGTTTAAACGATGCAGGTAGTAAAGGTTTGAAATTTTTAAAGGACCATAAGTTTAATAATATGGAGCTTTATGATAGCTCTCAATATGATAATGTTGGTGTATTTACGTATGTAGTAAATGAAAATGGAGTACGAATTTATCCAGAAGCAATCCAAATGAAAATTGCTTTAGATGATGGTTCTATCGTTGGGTTCTCCGCAAAAGAATACTTAGCGTCACATCAAAAGCGAACAGTTCCATCGGCAAAGCTAACTGCAGCAGAAGCAAGAAAGAAAATCAATCCGGATGTAAAAGTTATGGAAGAACGTAAAGCTTTAGTAGTCAATGATTTGCATAATGAAGTACTTTGCTATGAATTTATAGGTACTTTAGGAAAAGATACGTATCAAATATTCATTAATGCTAATAGCGGGGCCGAGGAAAAGGTAAAGAAAATGCAAGCTGTTGAAAAAATTTATGATTAA
- a CDS encoding YhcN/YlaJ family sporulation lipoprotein has product MKTLIYILMLCFVITGCSIGKKDNPNEKSEQKNVSMKNVNYTNKSNKPNEKAADHLASLAASLPGVNDATAVVFGKYAIVGIDVKAKLDRTRVESIKYSVAESLKNDPDGANAVVVADVDTYERLKQIGKQIKKGKTGEGILDELAAIVGRVMPQVPNDMIENRETNPIKDNDKQLPKDEEQELRKEQDDQSNNHLNK; this is encoded by the coding sequence ATGAAAACTCTAATATATATATTGATGCTTTGCTTCGTTATAACTGGATGCAGTATTGGAAAAAAAGACAATCCAAACGAAAAGTCGGAACAAAAAAATGTTTCAATGAAAAATGTTAATTATACGAATAAATCAAATAAGCCAAATGAAAAAGCAGCAGATCATTTAGCATCTTTAGCAGCAAGTTTGCCAGGTGTGAATGATGCAACAGCGGTCGTTTTTGGAAAATATGCTATTGTAGGTATAGACGTAAAAGCAAAACTTGATCGAACTCGTGTTGAATCAATTAAATACTCTGTTGCAGAAAGTTTAAAAAATGACCCTGACGGTGCTAATGCAGTCGTTGTAGCAGATGTTGATACGTATGAACGCCTCAAACAAATCGGAAAGCAAATTAAAAAAGGAAAAACAGGTGAAGGTATACTAGATGAATTAGCCGCTATTGTGGGCCGAGTAATGCCACAAGTTCCAAATGATATGATAGAAAATAGAGAAACGAATCCAATTAAAGATAATGATAAACAATTACCAAAAGATGAAGAACAAGAGTTAAGAAAAGAACAGGATGATCAATCAAATAATCATTTGAATAAATGA
- a CDS encoding PLP-dependent aminotransferase family protein, whose product MKIVLRKETNIPYYKQIYMQIVDRIQSGMLSHGESLPSLRCMATDLQINVLTVRKAYKQLETKGYIRIEQGKGAYIYKRVKKDFKPIPYKWQQTKTINVMRSQYAMNKHRKYYDFSQAILYPRLLPNPFLADEMHKLLDKNPMLLATYGPVQGDYELRVEIANYLHEHQKLVTDPSQLLITSGAQQGIDLIAQTLLKPGDIVLVESPCYSAALDVFINKSVQIIPVSLDNHGVRADLIDDICQSKNPVLLYTNPTFQNPTGTVMSKERRVELIELAELYQFFIIEDDSFGEIYFEDAIVPPPIKSFDKDGHVIYIKGFSKTLAPGLRIAALIADGPIFEWLYAVKGSMDIGSPLLTQKALLPFLRAERMKNHLEKLRTALQMRRDLTINILSPLKELNFEIPNGGFNLWVTLPDSIDPFTLLQKANEVDVSFLPGTACLLNYETNDNQLRISYSMLNEKDMEIGLEKLHDTIRKSIC is encoded by the coding sequence ATGAAAATTGTATTGCGTAAAGAAACAAACATACCGTATTACAAGCAAATATATATGCAAATTGTTGACAGAATACAAAGTGGTATGCTTTCACATGGTGAATCTCTTCCTTCTTTACGTTGTATGGCCACAGATTTACAAATCAATGTATTAACAGTTCGCAAAGCGTATAAACAATTAGAAACCAAAGGGTATATACGCATCGAACAAGGAAAAGGTGCTTACATATATAAACGGGTAAAGAAAGATTTCAAACCAATTCCGTATAAATGGCAACAAACGAAAACGATTAATGTTATGCGTTCTCAATATGCAATGAATAAACACCGTAAATATTATGATTTTTCACAAGCAATTCTGTATCCTCGTCTATTACCAAATCCATTTTTGGCAGACGAAATGCATAAATTGCTGGATAAAAATCCAATGTTGTTAGCAACTTACGGGCCAGTTCAAGGCGATTATGAACTGCGAGTTGAAATAGCAAATTACTTACATGAACACCAGAAATTAGTGACAGACCCATCCCAATTATTAATTACAAGCGGAGCACAACAAGGAATTGATTTAATTGCTCAAACATTATTAAAACCTGGAGATATTGTATTAGTAGAAAGTCCGTGTTACAGTGCTGCGCTTGATGTTTTCATCAATAAAAGTGTTCAAATCATTCCCGTTTCTCTTGATAATCATGGAGTTCGCGCCGACTTAATTGATGATATTTGTCAAAGTAAAAATCCCGTTTTATTGTATACGAATCCAACCTTCCAAAACCCGACAGGTACAGTAATGAGTAAAGAACGAAGAGTGGAACTTATTGAACTAGCGGAGTTATATCAATTTTTTATCATTGAAGATGATTCTTTCGGGGAAATATATTTTGAGGATGCTATAGTCCCGCCTCCAATCAAAAGTTTTGATAAAGATGGCCACGTAATATATATAAAAGGATTTAGTAAAACGTTAGCACCAGGACTGCGTATCGCAGCACTTATTGCCGATGGTCCTATTTTTGAATGGCTATATGCAGTGAAAGGTTCAATGGATATCGGTAGTCCCTTATTAACACAAAAGGCACTTCTGCCGTTTTTACGTGCGGAACGTATGAAAAACCATTTAGAAAAATTACGTACAGCTTTACAAATGAGACGTGATTTAACAATTAATATATTATCGCCATTAAAAGAACTAAACTTTGAAATACCAAATGGAGGTTTTAATTTATGGGTGACACTGCCTGATTCGATAGATCCCTTTACCTTATTACAAAAAGCAAATGAAGTAGATGTCTCTTTTTTACCAGGAACAGCTTGTCTATTAAATTACGAAACAAATGATAACCAATTAAGAATTAGCTATTCAATGTTAAACGAGAAAGATATGGAAATTGGATTAGAGAAATTACATGATACAATACGAAAAAGTATTTGTTAG
- a CDS encoding GNAT family N-acetyltransferase, which translates to MGEFSMNIHTGEIQLVPYKEKYKEVIQTFTLPSEQVQFTSDPSALLEKAKSDRTKNVIVILDYNGLPVGLFALQTGDRVKKFTDNEDALLLTSFSINHNRQRKGYAKNSLLLLEEFVKRYFPIKNEVVLAVNERNIPAQNLYAKVGFQDKGFRRMGPIGQQIIMHLPIME; encoded by the coding sequence ATGGGAGAGTTTAGCATGAACATACACACAGGGGAAATTCAATTAGTTCCGTATAAGGAGAAATATAAAGAAGTTATACAAACATTTACTTTACCAAGTGAACAAGTCCAGTTTACATCAGATCCAAGCGCATTACTGGAGAAAGCAAAAAGTGATCGTACAAAAAACGTGATTGTTATTTTAGATTACAACGGGTTACCTGTTGGTCTTTTCGCATTGCAAACAGGAGATAGAGTAAAGAAGTTCACTGATAATGAGGATGCTTTACTTTTAACATCATTTTCTATTAATCACAATAGACAAAGAAAAGGATACGCTAAAAATTCATTGTTATTATTAGAAGAGTTTGTAAAACGTTATTTTCCAATAAAAAATGAAGTTGTACTTGCTGTGAATGAAAGAAATATTCCTGCACAAAATTTATATGCAAAAGTCGGCTTCCAAGATAAAGGTTTTAGGAGAATGGGGCCAATTGGCCAACAAATAATAATGCATTTACCTATAATGGAATAA
- a CDS encoding DUF1697 domain-containing protein, which yields MTLYIALLRGINVGGHKVIKMADLKRVFESIGLKQVKTYIQSGNIVFESEEGINFLKDRIQSEIKKEFDFDVPVMLRTHDEFINIIKQCPYEVHSLLEGESVHIAFLANVLSEEESSQLLTFKSELEDCYIDEKVVYLFFKNSIRNSKLMNQFQKLHTPATVRNWRTVNKLKAIVESM from the coding sequence ATGACACTTTATATTGCATTACTAAGAGGAATCAATGTCGGTGGCCATAAAGTAATCAAAATGGCTGATTTAAAACGAGTGTTTGAATCAATAGGGTTAAAACAAGTGAAAACATATATACAAAGTGGTAATATTGTGTTCGAATCTGAGGAAGGTATAAACTTTCTAAAGGACCGAATACAATCTGAAATAAAAAAAGAATTTGATTTCGATGTTCCAGTCATGCTAAGAACACATGATGAATTTATAAATATTATTAAACAATGTCCATATGAAGTTCATTCATTGTTAGAAGGAGAAAGTGTTCATATTGCTTTTTTAGCTAATGTACTTTCTGAAGAAGAGAGTAGTCAATTGCTTACATTTAAAAGTGAACTTGAAGATTGCTATATAGATGAGAAGGTCGTTTATTTATTTTTCAAAAATAGCATTCGAAATTCTAAATTAATGAACCAGTTTCAGAAGTTACATACACCAGCTACAGTTAGGAATTGGCGGACTGTGAATAAATTAAAAGCAATTGTAGAGAGTATGTAA
- a CDS encoding ParM/StbA family protein: MSILLKAGADAGNNGLKLMVKGQDPIFIPSIYSLYIGEPTGLLDEVDVSLSELENHIDVTISSPSLMLNNVRYIVGEKVIQDQLKGTEVEKKSNKSTDELMVITILSGLAVSAMRQSPTSSHINIRYDLSVALPMQLITQEIAAENAKRYMGNHKVIFHYPNGRDVTINVSIEYCKCLPEGASGTWGIVYDEEGNVVKHKIECEQNKVSEIDFVDKTLLSFDIGAGTTEEVVSLGVNFRPQLSKGLSYGVKETLLQIITRWNRKYPTKTIDSITEFNQIYLNDKHPRNALLVEESQPALLGLAARVATDIINKIDDMKDDPYVFIYGGGAVIIKNSLKMILKQKGRLKNVIFVDNPLFTNARGLLVYTCSPKYREHKQKELGFTNLTIS; this comes from the coding sequence ATGTCTATACTTTTAAAGGCTGGTGCAGATGCAGGAAACAACGGTTTGAAGTTAATGGTGAAAGGGCAAGACCCTATTTTTATTCCGAGTATTTATTCTTTATATATAGGTGAGCCTACAGGACTCTTAGATGAGGTAGATGTCTCATTATCTGAATTAGAAAACCACATTGATGTGACTATAAGTTCGCCATCGTTAATGTTAAATAATGTACGATACATCGTTGGAGAAAAAGTCATCCAAGATCAATTAAAAGGTACTGAGGTTGAGAAGAAATCGAATAAGTCGACTGATGAGTTAATGGTTATTACAATTCTATCAGGTTTAGCTGTAAGCGCTATGCGTCAAAGTCCAACTTCTAGTCATATTAATATTCGTTATGATTTATCTGTCGCTCTTCCTATGCAGCTTATTACACAAGAAATAGCTGCTGAAAATGCAAAACGTTATATGGGAAATCATAAGGTTATTTTCCATTATCCGAACGGACGTGATGTGACAATTAATGTTTCAATTGAGTATTGTAAATGCCTGCCTGAGGGTGCTTCTGGGACGTGGGGCATTGTATACGATGAAGAAGGAAATGTTGTGAAACATAAAATAGAATGTGAACAAAATAAAGTGTCAGAAATTGATTTTGTTGATAAAACACTATTATCTTTTGATATTGGCGCAGGGACGACAGAAGAAGTAGTATCACTAGGCGTAAACTTTAGACCACAACTAAGTAAGGGTTTATCGTATGGTGTGAAAGAAACGTTACTACAAATTATTACGAGATGGAACCGGAAGTATCCAACAAAGACAATTGATAGTATTACAGAGTTCAATCAAATTTATTTAAATGATAAACACCCTAGAAATGCATTATTAGTTGAGGAATCACAACCAGCATTATTAGGTTTAGCAGCGCGCGTTGCAACGGATATTATAAACAAAATTGATGATATGAAAGACGATCCATACGTGTTTATTTATGGCGGGGGTGCAGTAATTATTAAAAACAGTTTAAAAATGATTTTAAAGCAAAAAGGACGACTCAAAAATGTAATCTTTGTAGATAATCCGTTATTTACAAATGCACGAGGATTATTAGTATATACTTGTTCACCAAAATATAGAGAGCATAAGCAAAAAGAGTTAGGATTTACAAACTTAACGATAAGTTAG
- the sleB gene encoding spore cortex-lytic enzyme, producing the protein MRQKAIFKIAVLLAFIGLSLMVSSIQLKNVEAFSNQVIQRGASGEDVIELQSRLKYNGFYTGKVDGVFGWGTYWALRNFQEKFGLPVDGLAGAKTKQMLVKATKYDKSTANKGTTTNKGNSGGTAQENKPPQNKGTNVPNGYSQNDIQLMANAVYGESRGEPYLGQVAVAAVILNRVTSASFPNTVSGVIFEPRAFTAVADGQIYLTPNETAKKAVLDAINGWDPTGNALYYFNPDTATSKWIWTRPQIKKIGKHIFCK; encoded by the coding sequence ATGCGCCAAAAGGCTATTTTTAAAATAGCAGTTTTACTTGCGTTCATAGGGCTGTCTTTAATGGTCAGTAGTATACAACTAAAGAATGTAGAAGCTTTTTCTAATCAAGTCATTCAAAGAGGGGCATCTGGCGAAGATGTCATTGAACTGCAATCTCGTTTGAAATATAACGGATTTTATACGGGAAAAGTGGATGGTGTTTTCGGATGGGGTACATACTGGGCACTTCGGAATTTTCAAGAGAAATTCGGATTACCCGTTGATGGTTTAGCTGGAGCTAAAACGAAGCAAATGCTCGTGAAGGCAACGAAGTATGACAAGTCAACTGCTAATAAAGGGACGACAACGAATAAAGGAAATAGTGGTGGCACTGCACAGGAGAATAAACCACCTCAAAATAAAGGGACAAATGTTCCGAACGGTTATTCTCAAAATGATATTCAGCTTATGGCAAACGCAGTATACGGGGAATCACGTGGTGAACCGTATTTAGGACAAGTTGCAGTAGCTGCTGTTATTTTAAATCGTGTTACAAGTGCGTCGTTCCCAAATACTGTTTCAGGTGTAATCTTTGAGCCTAGAGCATTTACAGCGGTAGCCGATGGACAAATATATTTAACGCCAAATGAAACAGCAAAAAAAGCAGTTTTAGATGCGATTAACGGATGGGATCCAACAGGAAATGCTTTATATTATTTCAATCCAGATACTGCGACTAGTAAATGGATTTGGACTCGTCCACAAATTAAAAAAATCGGTAAACATATTTTCTGTAAATAG
- a CDS encoding alpha/beta fold hydrolase, with the protein MSEKIFKINGIDICTESFGNPKNPAILLIMGATCSMVYWDEEFCELLASTGKFVIRFDNRDVGRSVAYEPRTSNYTVTDMAEDAIGVLDAYHIDKAHLFGMSLGGMIAQIAAVKHPERILTLTLLATSVIGSDDNTRDLPPMDERILTHHVNGTSIDWANKNDVAEYLVSGSRLLCGSERIFDENRVYKQVKQEIERANNLLSMFNHALLQGDDAYEGVLQSIQAPTLVIHGTDDTALPFEHGLALIGEIPNSVLLTLKGAGHENHPDDWESIINAVSKHTSKI; encoded by the coding sequence ATGAGTGAAAAGATATTTAAAATAAATGGAATTGATATATGTACAGAAAGCTTTGGAAACCCTAAGAACCCTGCTATTTTATTAATTATGGGCGCTACATGTTCCATGGTTTATTGGGACGAAGAGTTTTGTGAGCTGTTGGCTAGTACGGGGAAGTTTGTTATTCGCTTTGATAACCGTGATGTTGGACGCTCTGTTGCCTATGAACCTAGAACTTCCAATTATACAGTAACAGATATGGCTGAAGATGCAATTGGAGTACTAGATGCTTATCATATTGATAAAGCTCACCTATTTGGTATGTCATTAGGTGGTATGATTGCTCAAATTGCCGCTGTAAAACATCCCGAAAGAATTTTGACGCTAACTTTACTAGCGACTAGTGTAATAGGATCTGATGACAATACTCGCGATTTACCTCCAATGGATGAAAGAATTTTAACACATCATGTAAATGGCACAAGTATAGATTGGGCAAATAAAAATGATGTGGCAGAGTATTTAGTTTCAGGATCTCGTCTATTATGTGGATCAGAACGAATATTTGATGAAAATAGAGTTTATAAACAAGTAAAACAAGAAATAGAACGCGCAAACAATTTATTAAGTATGTTTAATCACGCTTTACTTCAAGGTGATGATGCATATGAAGGTGTACTTCAATCCATACAAGCACCTACATTAGTTATTCACGGAACAGACGATACAGCACTCCCATTTGAACATGGCCTCGCACTAATTGGTGAAATTCCAAACTCAGTACTATTAACTCTTAAAGGAGCAGGCCATGAAAACCATCCAGATGACTGGGAAAGCATAATTAATGCTGTTTCTAAACATACATCTAAAATTTAG